The DNA region GACCAAGTGTAGCTCATATGACAACAATGGATACTCCCACTTCACAGCAGCATTCAATACCAGTTGCCAGAATATGATCACCTACGTACTGGTGGTGCAGAGCCTCTACCGGGAGGTGCTCCTCGACCAGCAGCCTGAGCCTGCCAACAGGAATATCAAGAGTCAGGGGCAGCCAAATCCAAGAATATTCACAATGACAATTTTAGTTTACAACTCGACAATGGAAGACCATTACACTCTTGTTGCAAAAAAAGATGGCATACGCAAATATTccatagtagtactatatatcaTTAAAACATAAAGGAAAGTGCATACTCTGGCTCGCATTGCAACAGCACGCCCACGTCCTACTCCAAGAGATGAACCCTTGCCCTTCATAATTAGACAGATGATCAGCAACATCAAGAATATAAAAGCCAATGTgaagaaaaaatagagaggTGCAACAGATAGAGAACCTTAATTCTAGCTTCCAAACGCTTGAACATGGGAGCGTTCTTAAGCATATCTGGGATGACCATGAACCTGCAACAAACCACAGTATCGTTCAAACTTATTCGGCACAAACAAAACTCACCCACTCGGAAAAGGTGTACACACCTGACTTTGCTGCCTCTAATGAAAACATGCTCGAGTTGTGAGACCTTCCCATCCTGCAATAGGTTGAATAACATCAATTTGAAATAAGTGAAATGTATTTGGTAACCACAACTGCAAATATGAGGGCATCTGCATATTCAAGAGATGATTATGAAAACCCCCGTGAGGTGATACACGCGCAATATTTTGTAGTGCATTTGCAAAGATATCTAAGGTTTTAAAAACTGCTCAATTATTTTGTAACCAGGCAAGAATTTGATGGTATCTATCTTTTTTATATTCCGATATCCAAACATCATCACTTGACTTATATAATCAGCACAGGCCCTTTATCaggataaaataaaagtatcatCAGCTATTCAGCTACATCTTCATGTAAACTCAGTCAATACACTCCTCCACTAGAAAATTCACTTAACTATACATATTAACCCTCACCTAAAATCAGGGTACAAAATGATAAAGTAGTCACTTCAAATTTCTCTGAAATGGGGGGACTAACAACCTAAATTACAGAAATGCAACTACCAGTTCCCTCCTAGGGTTTATCATCTAATTAGGGTATTAGGGTTTAACTCAACAAGCACATCGCAACCACAAATATCAAAATCCAAACAACATCAAACACACAGAATTCcatcaataaaattttaaaaatgtcgGAAATTAAAGAGAGGGAAAACAGTGCACACCTTGGCAGTGTAAGTGATGTTTTCGAGCTGGCAATTCCAGTTGTCCTCGCACTCGATCATACTTCCACGGTAGAGCTCTCCGCTCTTAAGCTCCACCGTCACCACATGCCCAGACGCCTCGTGCAGCAGCTTCACCGGAATCCCTAAGCTTCGACTCATTTCTCTTCTActttttttatgtaaaaatatataaaatgctAACAATAAATCTTTTTTCACGCGATATTCAAAGAAAATGCAGCAAAAACACTATGAATCCCACGCAAATTCGAGATTGATCGACTTCTCTACACGTACCCTAAATTAGGGCAAAAATCACAGTCGAAAAATGGAGCTTCGCTGACTGCGAGGTCCGAGGAcctatatatgtgtgtaaatATACAAAGGGCATATTTGTAAATTAAGAAACTTAATCTTAGCTTTATCTTAATTGTAGAGGCACCCCTATAATTTCTAGGTATTTGTTTCCAGTGATATcttatttgaaaatttatcCTCTTCTTACTAGAAAAGTATTATCGGTTGTCaatattaaatctcatgattaaatatgtatcatgtttggttcataagattgaagcctacaacttaatcctagataaatagtctcatgataattagtcctagtctccccctccaactaaaataatctcacaacttaatcttagatggatagtctcatgatattagtcatggcaaccgaacgccaccgtAGTTGACTAATTTCATATTACTTGAAATATTGATATAATGTTATtaccattttcaatttttataaagaTGTTGATTTTACAACAAATTGTGTTTAATGCATTCAGagcaaaacaaaataaaatgccTATCTATGTAGAAGAGAAAATATTCCATGGTCTTGTACCCAAATTTTCACTACCTGATTTTCcatcaaataaatatttattttcttgaaTGTTACAAAAAGCCCAATATACTCATATTCATTCATCAAAAATTTGtccccaaaaacaaaaacaataaaaaacaaGAATGTAAGCTCGCATGTTCACATTACATTTTAGAGAGCAAGATAGAAAATTAgacaaaaaacaagaaaatcccTCTTTGTTTCACCACAAAATTTGGCCCTGTATCACATCACAGTTAAATCAACAAATGAATTTAAACCCCAGTTTTTCTCCCAAGTCATGACAAGATACAAAATGGATGAGATAACTCAGCTGGATCAGGATGTTTAGAGAGAGACGCGTGCTCTTTCGCTTACTGCTGTTTTTGCTGTGTGGTCGAGGCTTCTCCCCCTCTTGCCGGGGCGACTCTGGCATGGGTCGACTTCTCAGCTTTCGAGAACTGAATCAATATCTGCATGAGGACTGTCACAAtggctaagagcatccgcagcggtggcgaaagacgccaccgccgtccgcgccgttggcaaggcgcaggaccgccgccgctgcagccgcgccgctggcacggcgctgctcgatgtatcgagcacgtccgtgccagcggacgcacacgtggcgcgctcccattcgtcaacggcatagccgttgtgtttaaactttttttttattttttttttaaaaatcggtatttaattataaataatgctaaaaaataaaaaaaaaatattttccaaatcccaaaaatatggccgtttttttcccgttttttctgaatttttttgattttttttttattttttttttccccaaaatcatctataaatacacacattcatcatccatttatcacatcaaatcatctctcattcatctctcattcataattctcatacaaactatcaacacattcatcccccactcaaaatctcaaatggatttcacccatattatggcggaagcggaacgcgaagaacaagaatactacgaacaacatcgtgccgcttacgaagcatatgtcgcggcgaatacccctgctcctcctcctcaacgaaccagatcaaatcgacggtacatccatcgtgaccgggagggagcccacgaaaggctcgttgccgactactttgccgaccagccgcggtttccggcagattacttcaggcgccgttttcgcatgtcaaagcgcttgttcatgcgaattgtcaacacattgtccgcacgtgttgaatactttcaaacaggtgtagatgcagccggccggcaaagtatcacggcgttgcagaagtgtacgtgtgccatccgacaactcgctactgggcaaacggccgacatgttcgacgagtatttgcatatcggtgagtccactggaatcctatgtttaaagaatttttgcgagggcgttcgttctgcttttggggatgaattccttcgagcacccaccactgatgattgccaacggttgcttcgtcttcacgaatcagtccatggctttcccggaatgcttggcagcattgactgcatgcattggaggtggaagaattgtccgactgcttggagggggcaacacttgagcggtcacaaaggcggcggcccaacgcttatccttgaggcggtcgccgactaccgcctatggatttggcatgcatatttcggcgttgctggatccaacaacgacttgaatgtgctatattcgtcaccactcttcaatgatgtgatgaatggtgtagcaccggcgatcgacttcaccatcaacggaaatatataccgcatgggttactatctcgccgatggtatctacccaaggtggtcgacgttcgtgaagacgctccacaacccgcacgacccgagacgggttctttttgcgcagcgtcaagagtcagcgcggaaagatgtcgaaagagccttcggggtccttcaagctcgattcaacattgtgaaggccccggctcggctgtggtacgtgaataatatcgccgacatcatgttcacgtgtattatattacacaacatgattatagccgacgaagggccgagggcggctagcttctacgacgaggacgaagccggaagctcaacagcgaggtctcccctacgccgaggcgagcatacgacggttggcgagaggatcgagacaagacacacaatgcgcgatactcgaatccacaatcaactacaagaagacctaatcaaccacatgtgggcgaaattcggcaacgagtagtgtcatttttaatttttaggattttaattatgtaatttttaatttttaggattttaattatgtaatttttaatttttaggattttaattatgcaatgtttaattttatttgtcatttgtaatatttattgtgggttttaaatgaattt from Salvia splendens isolate huo1 chromosome 9, SspV2, whole genome shotgun sequence includes:
- the LOC121746613 gene encoding small nuclear ribonucleoprotein SmD3b-like; the encoded protein is MSRSLGIPVKLLHEASGHVVTVELKSGELYRGSMIECEDNWNCQLENITYTAKDGKVSQLEHVFIRGSKVRFMVIPDMLKNAPMFKRLEARIKGKGSSLGVGRGRAVAMRARAQAAGRGAPPGRGSAPPVRR